In Leptospira congkakensis, one DNA window encodes the following:
- a CDS encoding OmpA family protein has protein sequence MKKYLISLIILAFPILAQPLPKVKDVRFYQPLNTQNVEYNPVISPTGRYLVFQSNRPGGEGGMDIWISENLSFPDRMKLPVWSPPKNFRELNTTNFEGMFSILFDEEEKPYELYFTSVRDKSQADPKKNREGYDGLNLYYTKINPRTGLWSVPIHLNEVNSHFEDKMPAVSPDGCSMVFSSNRPGGIGGFDLWISKREPTTVTKETNPDKPKIRCKDGVWQKPISLGTTINTKDDEISPNYHWDGLRLYFSSNREDKNRKFSFYYSEYNSSQNYFETPIVLGSPFNTKQQLSGESTGFPFDTPADYSTYSLWEESDNEGISVTYDDLWFYFSSNRPGGEGQFDIYRTMVPEDLRRTYEFVFRGLVLDGSEAIMIGLDSTLKIYDDTRPIQVITSKRIGGDLSTADAENFRTTIKTGKLYRVEVSSPGFHPTEVLLDLRGNVGKDKEQYSQIILQPIRPTKDERPDKTIQGIRFIVKDKKTDLVIPNAICYYFDDLTRKGKSLESKDSRFDLEKSPTMDFEILVRAKGFKEETFLFSKDKIANMEGKETVLYLRNLNDFDSLYNTIIYFPFNERTLSDEDKKKLDLLADFLIQHKNEKVEIGGHTDNVGNKEYNISLSEDRALSVYQYLRQKSVPKERMKVQAYHYSQPIAENETEEGRSRNRRVNFKKID, from the coding sequence ATGAAAAAATACCTTATTTCCTTAATCATTTTGGCATTCCCAATTCTGGCCCAACCTTTACCGAAAGTGAAGGACGTAAGGTTTTATCAGCCTCTTAACACTCAAAATGTGGAATACAACCCCGTCATTTCTCCAACGGGACGGTATTTAGTATTCCAATCCAACCGCCCAGGTGGTGAGGGAGGGATGGACATTTGGATTTCAGAAAATTTAAGTTTTCCTGACCGAATGAAATTGCCTGTTTGGTCTCCTCCCAAAAATTTTCGTGAACTCAACACTACCAATTTTGAAGGCATGTTTTCGATCCTTTTTGATGAAGAAGAGAAGCCGTACGAATTGTACTTCACTTCTGTTCGTGATAAATCACAAGCCGATCCTAAAAAAAACCGTGAAGGATATGATGGCCTCAACTTATATTATACAAAAATAAATCCTAGAACTGGGCTTTGGTCCGTACCCATTCATTTGAATGAGGTGAACTCTCATTTTGAAGATAAAATGCCTGCCGTTTCGCCTGATGGTTGTTCGATGGTATTTTCATCCAACCGCCCTGGGGGGATAGGAGGATTTGACCTTTGGATTTCCAAACGAGAGCCAACAACGGTAACAAAAGAAACGAACCCGGATAAACCTAAAATTAGATGTAAGGATGGGGTTTGGCAAAAACCTATTTCTCTGGGAACGACCATCAATACAAAAGATGATGAAATTAGTCCTAATTACCATTGGGATGGTTTACGATTGTATTTTAGTTCCAATCGGGAAGATAAAAATCGTAAATTTAGTTTTTACTATAGTGAGTACAATAGTTCGCAAAATTATTTTGAAACACCAATAGTTTTGGGTTCACCATTTAATACCAAACAACAGTTGTCAGGCGAATCAACGGGGTTTCCTTTTGATACTCCGGCAGATTATTCTACTTATAGCCTTTGGGAAGAAAGTGATAATGAAGGAATTTCTGTCACTTATGATGATCTATGGTTTTATTTTTCTTCTAACCGCCCTGGGGGAGAAGGCCAATTTGATATTTATAGAACCATGGTTCCCGAAGATCTGCGTCGTACTTATGAATTTGTTTTCCGTGGTCTAGTTTTGGATGGATCTGAAGCCATTATGATTGGTCTGGATTCCACACTCAAAATTTATGATGATACAAGACCCATTCAAGTGATTACTTCCAAACGGATTGGTGGGGATCTTAGCACAGCTGATGCAGAGAATTTTAGAACCACAATCAAAACTGGGAAATTGTACCGAGTGGAAGTTTCTTCGCCTGGATTCCATCCAACAGAAGTTCTTTTGGATTTGAGAGGGAATGTAGGAAAGGATAAAGAACAATATTCTCAAATCATCCTACAACCCATTCGTCCTACGAAAGACGAACGACCAGACAAAACCATCCAAGGAATTCGATTTATCGTAAAAGATAAAAAAACGGATTTGGTGATTCCGAATGCTATTTGTTATTATTTTGATGACCTAACTCGAAAAGGAAAATCCTTAGAATCGAAGGATAGCCGATTTGATTTAGAAAAATCTCCGACCATGGATTTTGAAATTTTAGTAAGGGCTAAGGGATTTAAAGAAGAAACCTTTCTCTTTTCGAAAGACAAAATTGCCAACATGGAAGGGAAAGAAACTGTCCTTTACCTCAGAAATTTAAATGACTTTGACAGTTTGTACAATACAATTATTTATTTCCCGTTCAATGAACGAACGTTGAGTGATGAAGATAAGAAAAAATTGGATCTTTTAGCCGACTTCCTCATCCAACATAAAAATGAAAAAGTTGAAATTGGTGGACATACTGATAATGTAGGGAATAAGGAATACAATATCAGTTTGAGCGAAGATAGGGCTCTTTCTGTGTATCAGTATTTGAGACAGAAAAGTGTTCCAAAGGAACGGATGAAGGTGCAAGCATACCATTATTCGCAGCCGATCGCAGAGAACGAAACAGAAGAAGGAAGATCACGAAATAGACGTGTGAATTTCAAAAAAATAGATTAG